ATGCCAACTTTTAAGCTGATATTTCAGTCATTGCGCTTGATGGAAGACTTTTCAATAAATGAGTGGTTTTGAATGCACTGGAATTATTTGAGACATTTAATCTGTGAAGGATGGACCGGTCGGTGGTGGGTGGGGGTGTCATTCCTCATACCACCATCAGGGGGTATCACAGCGACGCCTGCTTTGGGCTCCGCCCCTGGTGTCAGCTACTGGGCCATTTCCAGCTGAGGTGTGGTTTCTGAATGTTTAAAAGAAGAGTCTGTTCCCGCTGCTGTCTGTGAATCGACCCACCAGGACCCAGAAAGTTCACAGGTAAAcatgaagtcttttttttgtcccgcTGCTTCCTTTGTTAGTCGTTGTCTCGTCTTTCTTTCTGCACTATTTAGAATTTTAGTTTTCACAACTGCTTGAACTTGCATCTTAAATTGTAAAGAAATGTTACAATTAAGTTGCTTCTTTCATTTCAGGGTTTTGGATCTGCCCAGTGATTCTGAAATGTCCTGCAACAACAGAAGTAAATTACTTACTTGATGTTACCATTGTGAAAATCCTTTGCTGTCGGGGGGGGTTTAAACTTTCATCGCATTTTACCGAGCAAAACATTGACGTGTGTAAtgaaattacttttattttttttaaccagggAACCAGTCTCCCTCTGGCTACTATGGTCAGGCTGCAGGGTACCCTCAATGCCCTCCCCAGCCCTGTGGCCCACCTGCAGCCCCACCTTATGAAGGTTGTGAAAGTTGTGGACACGGTCATGATCCACATGGACATGGGCACGGACATGGTCATAGTCCGCAAAGACATGGACATGGTCATGGACATGGTCATAGTCCGCCCAGACACGGTCATGGACATGGTCACAGTCTGCACAGACATGGACATGGTCATGGACATGGTCATAGTCCGCAAAGACATGGACATGGTCATGGACATGGTCATAGTCCACACAGACATGGACACGGTCACAGCCCTCCcggacatggacatggacatggacatggacatggacacGGGTGTGGTTGGCGACGCAGACGAAGGCATGGGCGTGGCCACAAGCATTCCAAGTGTCACAAGAAGGGGAAAGACTGTCACGGGGTAAGACAATGCCGAAAGAATTCAGACAAACATGATGCATAAAAGGTTTGTGGAATGTAAATAACGAAAAGAGATAAGAGGAGATCTCTGCTGATTGTGTCTGTTTGGTCCGGCCTTGTTTGACGAGATGTCGTGTTCTTCTTTTCATTCGTGTCCACCTCGCCTgcagtcctccagcagctcctgcagcagtGACTCTGACTAGACCAAGGCTCCTTCGagggaccaggaccaggaacCTACAGAGGAATTACACAACATTTTAAGTCTAAAGTGTCTTTATACTCGGTCGAGAACGTGTGTAAAGATTATCCTAATCAAATACTAATCAATAAAAGAGCGTTAACGGAGATGGCTCAGACTCTTCCGCCTTTTCTTTGAGTGTCTTATCATCCGTTACGGAAGGTTTGGGCGGTCAGGGTGTGTTTCGTTCTGCCTTGATGTCATTCCTCGGTCCGCCAGCAGATGGCGTGGTAGTGACACATTTCTTTCCGCTCTTCATGACGTCACTGGACTGTTTCCATCTGAGGTGGTTTCTAACTGTTTGAgttataataaacacaaaagcATCAACTATTGGACTGATGGACAGCAGATGAAGATGATTGATCCATTTTTATAATTCACAAACCTTAAAAGTTAAATGGTGTATTTGAATTAAAGCATGTATATTTCTATAATTGTTAAACCTCATTCAGAGTGTGACTCCCTGGAGATAAACTACATAACACAAGTCATCCCTGCCGCCGGGACTTTTTATTCTGGTTGTCATCTGACCAGGTAtcggtgtgtatttatgtaatcTCTATTTACCCAGGGAGTGTTGAGTTCAGACCTTTGTTCGCCTGTTTATCGCTTATAAACGCCACGCCTGCAGCTCCTCGCCACATGCAGTCACATGTTCAGGCATTCTGTTCTTATAATGCACGTCCCGGATGGGCGACGTGTGCTGGTCCTGTCCCATGCACTGGATTCCTTTAACTCTTTATTCCTGACTGGGACAAAATGTTTGCATGTCCTGCTACAAAAGCTACAAACGGTTCAAAAAGGTTGAAGGAGTTAAATATAAATTCCTAAAAAACATTGTCCTTCATCTGGACATCAAGGTGTTTACCTGAGATAGAGCGATAGACGTTGATCCATACCCGGAAAACAGAatgctgtaaaaaataataatcagttaCCGAGACATAATTTTGAAATTCACCACACGACAGTTACTGtggcaagttttttttattgtttctttgtttttcatgaaTACTTCAGATTATATTTGAGATGTTGCAGATtacattgttttattgtttttgttgttgtttttgttttttaaaaactggATCATTCATTTGTGATGGAAAAACCAGAAGAGACACACTTAACttttatgaattaaaaaataataattgtaaaatttGGGCTCTGACATTCAAAAAtatgtcaaataaatatttttaaaaaaccaAAATAATGCCTTCTTAagattaattttatttgtatttatcaactttttgaaagaaaaaaatataattttgattTAGGATATTATTGCACAGATGAATGATACAAGTTAAAATGTTCATGATGTTTTCTTAAATACTGATTTAAATGATCAGAATTTTCACCTCTCTgaattgttaaaattaaatgtttctgaacGTGTGATAACAATTTAAACCAGATTTACTAAGTGAATTATAAACTTCCAGATATTTGTATGTGGGTGGGTGTCTCCATATCTGACACACTCGTATTGACTGTCGGTTAATCGTTATACACGCACACGCCTGGTCACAAATCAAAAACTATTATGATgtcataacaggaagttctgccCCCATAAGATGGAGTGGGCTGCCCATAAAAAGGATCAGTGGGTGGCGGCTGATTCTGTGGATCGGCTCTCCGGGACGCAGTAAGTCCgtctctgctgctcttctttTCAAGCGTTCTTTCTCTTTGCAGTTTCATCCGAGGTTTCAAAATGTACGGACACAACCAAGGTAAAGAACGCACCGGCTGAATGTTCGTGTTCTTTCAGCTGGCGGGTGTTAATGcttctctttttatttctaGGATACCCTCCTGGTTACCCGAACCAGCCCCAGCAGATGCCGGGGGGTTACCCCCAGTGTCCTCCAGGCTCCGTCCCACCCCAGCCTTACCCTCCACAAGGAGgccaccctggacacggacccGGACAGGGACACGGGCAGTGCCATGGGCAGGGTCAAGGGCAGTGCCACGGGCAGGGTCAAGGGCAATGCCACGGGCAGGGTCAAGGGCAGTGCCATGGGCAGGGTCAAGGGCAGTGCCATGGACAGGGACACGGGCAGTGCCACGGACAGGGACACGGTCACGGCCATGAACACGGGCaccacggacacggacacgggcACGGGCACGGGCACAAGCACAAGCACGGTCACAAGCACGGCGGATGTCACAAGAAAGGGAAGAAATGTCACGGGGTGAGGTTTAAAAGCTTTGTCCATCGTGGAACAAAAGGTGAACTTCGTGTTCTCttattgacttcctgtttgtcttcccTTCCTGCAGtcgtccagcagctcctgcagcagcgactCCGACTAGACGGAGACAAGTTCCAACCTGGAAACCTTCACCTGCTGATATGATCATCAGTATTTTATCATCTGAATGTTCCTTCACATGAAATCCTAAAGAGAATATTGCAGCATTTCATTGGGCTGGTGTTCAGTAAGGAGCACCCACAGTTGCATTTGTGAGACAGCTTTATTTTCATGCTAATAAATTAGAATACGACATCTGGCTGTTTCATTTCCTGGTGTGTCTTGAGAAAATGCACTCATTTATTGCCTGGGTAACCAAAGTACTCTTTATTTGCCCAGGGAAGGGTGACCTCGAACATTT
This region of Brachionichthys hirsutus isolate HB-005 chromosome 12, CSIRO-AGI_Bhir_v1, whole genome shotgun sequence genomic DNA includes:
- the LOC137902687 gene encoding holotricin-3-like, encoding MYGHNQGYPPGYPNQPQQMPGGYPQCPPGSVPPQPYPPQGGHPGHGPGQGHGQCHGQGQGQCHGQGQGQCHGQGQGQCHGQGQGQCHGQGHGQCHGQGHGHGHEHGHHGHGHGHGHGHKHKHGHKHGGCHKKGKKCHGSSSSSCSSDSD